The Symphalangus syndactylus isolate Jambi chromosome 11, NHGRI_mSymSyn1-v2.1_pri, whole genome shotgun sequence genome contains a region encoding:
- the LOC129457638 gene encoding uncharacterized protein, with translation MLIAKTMGKMSPRACQRSSWLPHQYRPGGLRGKNGFMGQSQSPAAKYILGTWCPASQPLQLQLWLWLKGANVQLRPWLQRVQATSLGGFHMVLGLWMHKRQEKRFGSLHLDFRGCMEMPGCLGRTLLQGQSPHGEPLLRQCRGGNVGLEPSQRVPTRALPNGAVGRGPSSSRPHKGRSTDSLHCVPTKVAGTQCQPIKAAVGAVSCRAMGQSYQRP, from the coding sequence atgctaatagccaagacaatggggaaaatgtctcccagggcatgtcagagatcttcatggcTGCCCCACCAGTACAGGCCTGGAGGTctaagagggaaaaatggtttcatgggccagtcCCAGAGCCCTGCTGCTAAGTACAtccttgggacttggtgccctgcgtcccagccactccagctccagctgtggctgtggctaaaaggggccaatgtacaactcaggccatggcttcagagggtgcaagccacaaGCCTTGGTGgattccacatggtgttgggtcTGTGGATGCACAAAAGGCAAGAGAAgaggtttgggagcctccaccttgatttcagaggatgtatggaaatgcctggatgtctaggcagGACTCTgctacaggggcagagccctcatggagaacctctactaaggcagtgcagagggggaaatgtgggattggaacCCTCACAGAGAGTCCCCACTAGagcactgcctaatggagctgtgggaagagggccatcatcctccagaccccacaaaggtagatccactgacagcttgcactgtgtgcctacAAAAGtcgcaggcactcaatgccagcccattaAAGCAGCTGTGGGAGCTGTATCCTGCAGAGCCATGGGGCAGAGCTACCAAAGGCCTTAG